A region of Streptomyces sp. R44 DNA encodes the following proteins:
- a CDS encoding HTTM domain-containing protein codes for MTTPQAAPPAARLDRLLAALTTVRAPHQAAVLRIGLSAVVLAFLLREWPNRHVLYGNRSPLSFELAQVLVREERTFTVLAWGDGGLWFEAVYGVTMAAALAVLLGWRTRGTTVVLMAGLLSIVNRNTLVGDGGDNVVRIMVIYLVFTRCASVWSLDARRARRRADRGTRDTAWPACDPAGLLLWAASVAALVPLSSYPTRGWSLVFWTLWAVQGLWYAAELWFPRHEARAVLDAAGAMLHNVAMAVIMAQVCLVYATAGWYKIQGTRWQEGSALYYALHLDYFTPWPGLSAALAGSTVLVLALSYATVMVQVAFPFTLANRRVKNVLLAVMIAEHLGIAVVLGIPFLSMAMVVCDAVFLPTAFLVALGARCTRLAVRLRSIPSAKARPVPSTG; via the coding sequence ATGACCACCCCCCAGGCCGCGCCGCCCGCGGCCCGCCTCGACCGCCTCCTGGCCGCGCTCACCACCGTCCGCGCACCCCACCAGGCCGCCGTCCTCAGGATCGGCCTGTCCGCCGTCGTCCTCGCCTTCCTCCTGCGGGAATGGCCGAACCGGCACGTGCTGTACGGCAACCGCAGTCCGCTCTCCTTCGAACTGGCCCAGGTACTGGTCCGCGAGGAGCGCACCTTCACCGTGCTGGCCTGGGGGGACGGGGGCCTCTGGTTCGAGGCCGTCTACGGCGTCACCATGGCCGCGGCCCTCGCCGTCCTCCTCGGCTGGCGCACCAGGGGCACCACCGTGGTGCTCATGGCCGGGCTCCTGTCGATCGTCAACCGCAACACCCTCGTCGGGGACGGCGGCGACAACGTCGTCCGGATCATGGTCATCTACCTGGTCTTCACCCGCTGCGCCTCGGTGTGGTCCCTGGACGCCCGGCGCGCCCGGCGCCGTGCGGACCGCGGGACCCGGGACACCGCCTGGCCGGCCTGCGACCCGGCCGGACTGCTGCTGTGGGCCGCGTCGGTGGCGGCACTCGTCCCGCTCTCCTCGTACCCCACCCGCGGCTGGTCCCTGGTCTTCTGGACCCTCTGGGCCGTCCAGGGCCTCTGGTACGCGGCCGAGCTGTGGTTCCCGCGGCACGAGGCCCGGGCCGTGCTCGACGCGGCCGGTGCCATGCTCCACAACGTCGCGATGGCCGTGATCATGGCGCAGGTCTGCCTCGTCTACGCGACCGCCGGCTGGTACAAGATCCAGGGCACCCGGTGGCAGGAGGGGAGCGCCCTCTACTACGCCCTGCACCTGGACTACTTCACCCCCTGGCCCGGCCTCTCGGCGGCCCTCGCCGGCAGCACCGTGCTGGTCCTCGCCCTCAGCTACGCCACGGTGATGGTGCAGGTCGCCTTCCCCTTCACGCTGGCAAACCGCCGGGTCAAGAACGTCCTGCTCGCCGTCATGATCGCGGAGCACCTGGGCATCGCCGTCGTCCTCGGCATTCCCTTCCTGTCGATGGCCATGGTCGTCTGCGACGCGGTGTTCCTGCCCACCGCCTTCCTCGTCGCACTCGGCGCGCGCTGCACCCGGCTCGCCGTACGCCTCCGGAGCATCCCGTCGGCGAAGGCGCGCCCCGTCCCTTCGACCGGCTGA
- a CDS encoding DUF5819 family protein — MGATPPPVPWSRGARVTLAATALALAGALLVHLAFVFLSIAPANALSVRHRDAIDAYVQPEFGQDWKLFAPNPMQRNDAVGVRVNTLGPDGRYHQSGWINLTAQDIEAIHGNPAPSHVDQNMLRRAWDAYVATHSLKDDRPKGARGALTRDYLERVVLQRIGTTWDGGRIVSVQVAGRFTLVDPPEWSSETPSDTTDYRLLPWWTVTEQDHRSL; from the coding sequence ATGGGAGCCACGCCCCCGCCCGTCCCGTGGTCACGAGGGGCCCGGGTCACGCTCGCGGCCACCGCGCTGGCCCTGGCCGGTGCCCTGCTGGTCCATCTGGCGTTCGTCTTCCTGAGCATCGCCCCGGCCAACGCCCTCAGCGTCAGACACCGCGACGCCATCGACGCCTACGTCCAGCCGGAGTTCGGGCAGGACTGGAAACTGTTCGCCCCGAACCCGATGCAGCGCAACGACGCGGTCGGGGTCCGGGTCAACACGCTCGGCCCGGACGGCCGCTACCACCAGAGCGGGTGGATCAACCTCACGGCCCAGGACATCGAGGCGATCCACGGCAACCCGGCGCCCAGCCACGTCGACCAGAACATGCTGCGCCGGGCCTGGGACGCGTACGTCGCCACGCACAGCCTGAAGGACGACCGCCCCAAGGGCGCGCGCGGCGCGCTGACCCGCGACTACCTCGAACGCGTGGTGCTCCAGCGCATCGGCACCACCTGGGACGGCGGACGGATCGTCTCCGTCCAGGTCGCGGGCCGGTTCACCCTGGTGGACCCGCCGGAGTGGAGCTCGGAGACGCCGTCCGACACCACCGACTACCGGCTGCTGCCCTGGTGGACGGTGACCGAACAGGACCACAGGAGTCTGTGA